One window from the genome of Serinibacter salmoneus encodes:
- a CDS encoding CYTH and CHAD domain-containing protein yields MTDTPLHPAVHLEREVKVQLPNDADLAPRLHALLESDGSARELRFRAGSDLDLTAVYVDTRDARLARWGVTLRRRTGGPDTGWQLKLPASLEPSAARSGVSERLELHAPLEAPVPESDLEGTAADVLARVGGVPLALGEITAALLRDADLVPMGLVRTHRRRWEVTRSLPDGGAEAVAELVQDSVTAWDSRGVLTEAFREVEVEALTDDDGVPLPGSRKALKRLTRAFAELGATPSASGKGARALGEVATGPADVVVHEVTPDSPAREVLAAAIATHVRALLLADVGVRRGEREAVHRFRVSERRLRSVLRTWAPLLEAQWCEHLVAELVWIGGEFGPARDGQVQRDLLGADLERLEETVAWPQAAGEIRDALAARESRGLERGLRAMRSARYTALLHALVAAAAAPALDDDTAQAAQSDGGVLVPLVEDRVSQLRSALRDLDADSGEGWHRARIRAKGARYAVDVLVQAGVSRARKPARRLARITDALGDVQDDAVGLEALRELAGEVTSTQAGFLLGLLDAVVRTRAKRHRARVLARCGAWRRELRRRLL; encoded by the coding sequence GTGACCGATACCCCCCTGCATCCGGCCGTCCACCTCGAGCGTGAGGTGAAGGTACAGCTGCCGAACGACGCCGATCTCGCGCCCCGGCTGCATGCCCTGCTCGAGAGCGACGGATCGGCGCGCGAACTGCGATTCCGCGCGGGCAGCGACCTGGACCTGACGGCCGTCTACGTCGACACCCGCGACGCGCGCCTGGCGCGCTGGGGCGTCACGCTGCGCCGACGCACGGGGGGACCGGACACCGGGTGGCAACTGAAACTGCCAGCCTCCCTGGAGCCCTCCGCAGCGCGGTCCGGGGTCTCCGAGCGCCTGGAACTGCACGCCCCGCTGGAGGCGCCGGTTCCCGAGAGCGACCTGGAGGGTACCGCTGCCGACGTCCTGGCCCGGGTCGGCGGCGTTCCCCTGGCGCTCGGGGAGATCACCGCCGCGCTGCTGCGCGATGCGGACCTCGTGCCGATGGGCCTGGTCCGCACCCACCGTCGCCGCTGGGAGGTCACCCGCTCGCTGCCGGACGGTGGCGCCGAGGCCGTGGCCGAGCTCGTGCAGGACTCCGTGACGGCCTGGGATTCCCGCGGCGTCCTCACCGAGGCGTTCCGCGAGGTGGAGGTGGAGGCGCTCACCGACGACGACGGAGTTCCCCTCCCCGGGTCGCGCAAGGCACTGAAGCGGCTCACTCGGGCGTTCGCGGAACTCGGGGCGACTCCCAGCGCCAGCGGCAAGGGGGCGCGGGCGCTCGGCGAGGTGGCTACCGGGCCGGCCGATGTGGTGGTCCACGAGGTCACCCCGGACTCCCCGGCGCGGGAGGTGCTGGCTGCCGCCATCGCCACCCACGTGCGCGCCCTGCTGCTGGCCGATGTGGGCGTGCGGCGCGGCGAACGGGAGGCCGTGCATCGATTCCGGGTGTCCGAGCGGCGGCTGCGCAGTGTGCTGCGGACCTGGGCGCCGCTGCTGGAGGCGCAGTGGTGCGAGCACTTGGTCGCTGAACTCGTCTGGATCGGTGGGGAGTTCGGTCCCGCTCGGGACGGGCAGGTGCAGCGCGACCTGCTGGGCGCCGACCTCGAGCGCCTCGAGGAGACCGTGGCGTGGCCGCAGGCCGCCGGCGAGATCCGGGACGCGCTTGCTGCGCGCGAGTCGAGGGGACTGGAGCGGGGACTGCGCGCGATGCGCAGTGCCCGCTACACCGCTCTGCTGCACGCGCTGGTCGCCGCGGCCGCTGCACCCGCGCTCGACGACGACACGGCGCAGGCCGCGCAGTCAGATGGCGGGGTGCTCGTCCCGCTCGTGGAGGACCGGGTGTCGCAGCTGCGCTCCGCGCTGCGTGACCTCGATGCGGACAGCGGTGAGGGTTGGCACCGGGCCCGGATCCGCGCGAAGGGTGCTCGGTATGCCGTCGACGTGCTGGTGCAGGCCGGGGTCTCCCGGGCACGCAAGCCCGCCCGCCGCCTGGCGCGGATCACCGACGCGCTCGGTGACGTCCAGGACGATGCGGTCGGGCTCGAGGCGCTGCGGGAACTGGCGGGCGAGGTGACCAGCACGCAGGCGGGCTTCCTGCTCGGGCTGCTCGACGCCGTCGTGCGCACTCGGGCGAAGCGCCACCGGGCGAGGGTCCTCGCCAGGTGCGGGGCCTGGCGCCGCGAGCTGCGCCGTCGACTCCTCTGA
- a CDS encoding NCS2 family permease, giving the protein MPPTSTATAARPGLTGAFDRYFSITERGSTIGREVRGGLVTFFAMSYIIVLNPIILGTVPDGTGAFIGGSEADATARVAAATALVAGVMSVLVGVVARFPLAMAAGLGLNAVVAYSIAALPEVTWADAMGIVVLEGLILLVLVATGFRQAVFSAVPRELKTAISVGIGLFIAFIGVVNAGFVRPGGGTPVTLGIDGSLASWPLLVFVVGLMTAIVLWIRQVRGALLISIVAATVLAFLIEAFGHVSDGDATGWASNLPVVPASLVQAPDLSLLGQFSLLGSVEKIGFFTVVLLAFTLLLADFFDTMGTMVAVGAQGGLLDAEGNPPRTKQILIVDSIGAIAGGAGSVSSNTAYIESSAGVGEGARTGLASVVTGAAFLLATFFAPVVNMVPAEAATPVLVLVGFMMMSQISGIDWRNLEAAIPAFLVIVMMPFTYSITDGIGAGFVAFVLIKVFMGKARQVHPLMWVVSILFIVYFLRGPIQSLVG; this is encoded by the coding sequence GTGCCCCCCACCTCCACGGCCACTGCCGCACGCCCCGGCCTGACCGGCGCCTTCGACCGCTACTTCTCCATCACCGAGCGTGGCTCCACGATCGGCCGCGAGGTCCGTGGCGGCCTCGTGACGTTCTTCGCGATGAGCTACATCATCGTGCTGAACCCGATCATCCTGGGGACCGTGCCGGACGGCACCGGCGCCTTCATCGGCGGCTCCGAGGCCGACGCCACCGCCCGGGTGGCGGCCGCCACCGCTCTCGTGGCAGGCGTGATGTCCGTCCTGGTCGGCGTCGTCGCCCGCTTCCCGCTGGCGATGGCCGCGGGTCTGGGCCTGAACGCCGTCGTGGCCTACTCGATCGCCGCCCTGCCGGAGGTGACCTGGGCCGATGCCATGGGCATCGTGGTGCTCGAGGGGCTGATCCTGCTCGTGCTGGTCGCCACCGGCTTCCGCCAGGCGGTGTTCTCCGCGGTGCCCCGGGAACTGAAGACCGCCATCAGCGTGGGCATCGGGCTGTTCATCGCCTTCATCGGTGTGGTCAACGCGGGCTTCGTGCGCCCCGGCGGCGGCACCCCGGTGACCCTGGGGATCGACGGTTCGCTCGCCAGTTGGCCGCTGCTGGTGTTCGTGGTCGGCCTGATGACGGCGATCGTGCTGTGGATCCGGCAGGTGCGCGGCGCGCTGCTGATCTCCATCGTGGCGGCCACCGTGCTCGCGTTCCTCATCGAGGCCTTCGGTCACGTGTCCGACGGCGACGCCACCGGCTGGGCGAGCAACCTCCCCGTCGTCCCGGCCTCCCTCGTGCAGGCGCCCGACCTGTCCCTGCTCGGCCAGTTCTCGCTGCTCGGCTCGGTGGAGAAGATCGGGTTCTTCACGGTGGTGCTGCTCGCGTTCACCCTTCTGCTCGCGGACTTCTTCGACACGATGGGCACGATGGTCGCGGTCGGGGCGCAGGGTGGACTGCTGGATGCCGAGGGGAACCCGCCCCGCACCAAGCAGATCCTCATCGTCGACTCCATCGGCGCGATCGCCGGTGGCGCCGGGTCGGTGAGCTCGAACACGGCCTACATCGAGTCCTCCGCGGGGGTCGGTGAGGGCGCGCGCACCGGCCTGGCCTCCGTGGTCACCGGGGCCGCGTTCCTGCTGGCCACGTTCTTCGCGCCGGTGGTGAACATGGTCCCCGCCGAGGCGGCCACACCGGTGCTCGTGCTCGTCGGGTTCATGATGATGTCGCAGATCAGCGGTATCGACTGGCGGAATCTGGAGGCCGCGATCCCGGCCTTCCTGGTGATCGTGATGATGCCGTTCACCTACTCCATCACCGACGGCATCGGTGCCGGCTTCGTGGCGTTCGTGCTCATCAAGGTCTTCATGGGCAAGGCCCGGCAGGTGCACCCGCTGATGTGGGTCGTCTCGATCCTGTTCATCGTGTACTTCCTGCGCGGGCCGATACAGTCGTTGGTGGGCTGA
- a CDS encoding adenylosuccinate synthase — MPAVVVVGAQWGDEGKGKATDQFGSEVDYVVKFNGGNNAGHTVVIGEEKYALHLLPSGILSPGVTPVIGNGVVVDLEVLFEELDDLNARGVDTSRLLVSANAHVIPPYNRTLDKVTERFLGKRQIGTTGRGIGPTYADKMNRVGIRIQDLYDEKILAEKIEGALDLKNQILLKVYNRRAVSLEETMESLLTWADRLKPMVADTTLVLNQALDAGKTLLFEAGQATMLDVDHGTYPFVTSSSATAAGACTGSGIGPTRIDSVVGVIKAYTTRVGEGPFPTELFDDMGAYLQKTGGEFGVTTGRARRCGWYDAVIARYASRVNGLTDLVLTKLDVLTGLEKVPVCVAYEVDGVRYDEMPADQSAFHHATPVYEYLEGWWEDITGARTFEELPVNARRYVEHLEAISGTRISAIGVGPQREATIARHAILG, encoded by the coding sequence ATGCCAGCAGTCGTCGTCGTCGGAGCCCAGTGGGGAGACGAGGGCAAGGGGAAGGCCACCGACCAGTTCGGTTCCGAGGTCGACTACGTGGTGAAGTTCAACGGCGGGAACAACGCCGGCCACACGGTCGTCATCGGTGAGGAGAAGTACGCCCTCCACCTGCTCCCCTCCGGCATCCTCAGCCCCGGCGTGACGCCGGTGATCGGCAACGGTGTGGTCGTGGACCTGGAGGTGCTCTTCGAGGAGCTGGACGACCTCAATGCCCGCGGCGTGGACACCTCCAGGCTGTTGGTGAGCGCGAATGCGCACGTCATCCCGCCCTACAACCGCACCCTGGACAAGGTCACCGAGCGCTTCCTCGGCAAGCGCCAGATCGGCACCACCGGGCGTGGCATCGGGCCCACGTACGCGGACAAGATGAACCGCGTCGGCATCCGCATCCAGGACCTCTACGACGAGAAGATCCTCGCGGAGAAGATCGAGGGCGCCCTGGACCTGAAGAACCAGATCCTGCTCAAGGTCTACAACCGCCGCGCCGTCTCCCTGGAGGAGACGATGGAGTCGCTGCTGACCTGGGCGGACCGGCTCAAGCCGATGGTCGCCGACACCACCCTGGTGCTCAACCAGGCGCTGGACGCCGGCAAGACCCTGCTGTTCGAGGCGGGCCAGGCGACGATGCTCGACGTGGACCACGGCACCTACCCGTTCGTCACCTCCTCCTCGGCCACCGCCGCGGGGGCGTGCACCGGCTCGGGCATCGGCCCCACCCGGATCGACTCGGTGGTCGGGGTCATCAAGGCCTACACCACACGCGTGGGGGAGGGGCCCTTCCCCACCGAGCTGTTCGACGACATGGGCGCCTACCTGCAGAAGACCGGCGGGGAGTTCGGCGTCACCACCGGCCGCGCCCGCCGCTGCGGGTGGTACGACGCGGTGATCGCCCGCTATGCCTCCCGCGTCAACGGGCTCACCGACCTCGTGCTGACCAAGTTGGACGTGCTGACCGGCCTGGAGAAGGTGCCGGTCTGCGTGGCCTACGAGGTGGACGGGGTGCGCTACGACGAGATGCCCGCCGATCAGTCCGCCTTCCACCACGCCACCCCGGTGTATGAGTACCTCGAGGGCTGGTGGGAGGACATCACCGGCGCCCGCACGTTCGAGGAGCTCCCCGTGAACGCGCGGCGGTACGTGGAGCACCTCGAGGCGATCTCCGGCACCCGGATCTCGGCCATCGGCGTGGGGCCGCAGCGTGAGGCGACGATCGCGCGGCACGCCATCCTCGGCTGA
- a CDS encoding DUF3151 domain-containing protein: MSEDTLGDRLPVGPPSTLLPADHPDLAVIALLGEAGTSLVATDLDPAALRRAAAQHPASSLAWALLARAELADGATGGDAVAAYAFARVGYHRGLDALRRAGWRGQGPVPVTHLPNRGFLAALLALGEAAARIGEDGEAARIEEFLQQSDPTAASVLAAGIPLGEIAAG, translated from the coding sequence GTGAGCGAGGACACCCTGGGCGACCGGTTGCCGGTCGGCCCGCCGTCGACCCTGTTACCGGCCGACCACCCCGACCTGGCGGTGATCGCGCTCCTGGGTGAGGCCGGGACGAGCCTCGTGGCCACGGACCTCGATCCCGCGGCGCTGCGGCGTGCGGCTGCGCAGCACCCCGCATCCAGCCTTGCCTGGGCCCTGCTGGCCCGGGCGGAACTGGCCGACGGCGCAACAGGGGGTGACGCCGTCGCTGCCTACGCCTTCGCCCGGGTGGGCTACCACCGCGGCCTGGATGCGCTGCGGCGCGCCGGCTGGCGCGGACAGGGTCCGGTCCCGGTCACCCACCTGCCCAACCGGGGCTTCCTCGCCGCGCTGCTCGCTCTCGGCGAGGCGGCCGCGCGCATCGGTGAGGACGGCGAGGCCGCCCGCATCGAGGAGTTCCTGCAGCAGTCAGACCCCACGGCGGCCAGCGTGCTCGCCGCGGGGATCCCCCTCGGCGAGATCGCCGCGGGCTAG